The stretch of DNA GCGAGACCATCCGCGACATCCTCGACAGCGGCAAGGCGCGCCTGAATGGCGACGAACGCCTGATCCTGCAGCCCAACGGCGGCGAGCAGCCCCTGCGCCAATGGCTGATGGAGCATGGCTACCGCATCCTCGGCGAGGAAGTGCTGCGGGAAAACCGCTTTTTCTATGAAATCATCGTCGCCGAGCGCACCGGGCCGGTGAGCTACACCGCCGAGGAGCTGTACTTCGGCCCGCTGCAGCTGCAGGCCCGCAGCCCGGCCTTCCTGGCCAAGTGGCAGCGCATGCTGCGCCTGAAACACAAGACCCTGGCCCACTTCGCCCGGGCCCGGCAGGCCGTGCCCGAGGAGAAGCTCCAGGACATCGCCCGGCAGGCTCGGTGGATCAGCGAGTTGCTGGCTTGAGCGCGGTCCAGGGTGGGCGCTTTGAGTCAATCTGTTGCATCGACCGGTTGAATCCACAGTCGATTGCTACCATCAGCGACTGACGCCCTCTGACCCAGTGCTTATGCGCCATGCGTAGGGCTAGCCCA from Pseudomonas chlororaphis subsp. chlororaphis encodes:
- a CDS encoding tRNA (adenine(22)-N(1))-methyltransferase gives rise to the protein MNQQTLSMRLERVAAHVPAGARLADIGSDHGYLPVALLRRGLIAAAVAGEVALTPFHAAQRSVRENALDSAISVRLANGLAAIEPGDGITAISICGMGGETIRDILDSGKARLNGDERLILQPNGGEQPLRQWLMEHGYRILGEEVLRENRFFYEIIVAERTGPVSYTAEELYFGPLQLQARSPAFLAKWQRMLRLKHKTLAHFARARQAVPEEKLQDIARQARWISELLA